A window of Hevea brasiliensis isolate MT/VB/25A 57/8 chromosome 14, ASM3005281v1, whole genome shotgun sequence contains these coding sequences:
- the LOC110662141 gene encoding U-box domain-containing protein 26-like yields MHGCLEPLDLSVQIPYHFRCPISLELMRDPVTVSTGQTYDRSSIESWVSTGNSTCPVTRAPLTDFSLIPNHTLRRLIQDWCVANRAFGIERIPTPKQPAEPSLVRSLLNQIASESNPHQSRLSALRRLRGLARDSDKNRSIISSHNAREVLLNILFANAADSNSSDLKHEALALLVMFPLTESECVCIASDSERINYLVNLLFNTSIEVRVNSASIFEMVVAGTKSSDLRAQISSVNKIFEGVIEMLKNPISYPRALKIGIKALFALCLAKQTRHKAISAGAADILIDRLADFDKCDAERALATIELLCRVPAGCAAFVEHSLTVPLLVKTILKISDRATEYAAGALLALCTESEQSQREAVSAGILTQLLLLVQSDCTDRAKRKAQMLLKLLLDSWPEDSSGNSDNFVCSEVVP; encoded by the coding sequence atgcatggaTGTTTAGAGCCCTTGGATTTGAGCGTTCAGATACCTTACCATTTCAGGTGTCCGATCTCGCTTGAGCTCATGCGTGACCCTGTCACCGTTAGTACCGGTCAGACTTACGACCGCTCCAGCATCGAGTCCTGGGTTTCAACCGGTAACAGTACGTGTCCTGTCACTCGTGCTCCGCTCACAGATTTCAGTCTTATCCCAAACCATACTCTTCGCCGCTTAATCCAGGACTGGTGTGTCGCCAACCGTGCTTTTGGTATTGAACGCATCCCGACCCCCAAGCAGCCGGCGGAGCCCAGTTTGGTCAGGTCTTTATTGAACCAAATTGCGTCGGAGTCCAATCCTCATCAGTCTCGCCTCTCTGCCCTCCGTCGACTCAGAGGACTCGCCCGTGACTCTGACAAGAACAGGTCCATCATTTCTTCTCACAACGCACGAGAAGTATTACTTAATATTCTCTTTGCAAACGCTGCGGATTCCAATTCTTCGGATTTGAAGCACGAGGCGCTTGCACTTCTCGTCATGTTTCCCCTCACCGAGTCAGAGTGTGTGTGCATAGCTTCAGACTCGGAGAGAATAAATTACTTAGTGAATCTCTTGTTCAACACCTCAATCGAAGTTCGAGTCAACTCGGCTTCAATCTTCGAAATGGTGGTTGCCGGAACAAAATCCTCAGATCTTCGAGCTCAAATCAGCAGCGTAAACAAAATCTTTGAAGGAGTAATTGAAATGCTAAAAAATCCTATCTCTTATCCTCGCGCTCTCAAGATTGGCATAAAAGCGCTATTCGCCTTGTGCCTCGCGAAGCAGACCAGGCACAAAGCTATTTCCGCGGGAGCAGCGGATATTCTAATCGATAGACTGGCGGATTTCGACAAATGCGACGCCGAGAGAGCGCTGGCCACAATAGAACTGCTGTGCAGAGTGCCAGCTGGGTGCGCGGCATTTGTAGAGCACTCGCTGACGGTGCCGCTGCTGGTGAAGACGATATTGAAAATATCAGACAGGGCAACAGAGTACGCTGCGGGAGCTCTGCTGGCGCTGTGCACGGAGTCGGAGCAGAGCCAAAGGGAGGCGGTGAGCGCTGGGATATTGACGCAGCTATTGTTACTGGTGCAGAGTGATTGTACGGATAGGGCAAAGAGGAAGGCGCAGATGTTACTAAAGTTGCTTCTGGACTCGTGGCCGGAGGATTCCTCGGGCAATTCCGATAATTTTGTTTGCAGTGAGGTCGTCCCTTAA